In Halovivax gelatinilyticus, the following are encoded in one genomic region:
- the pyrB gene encoding aspartate carbamoyltransferase, with translation MRHGNLLTSKQLSRADVESVLDHAAAIAAGEVEPTRTGQLLGLLFFEPSTRTKMSFETAMKRQGGDVVDMGSVDSSSVKKGESLADTVRVIEGYADAIVLRHPKQGAAKLASEYVDVPVINAGDGAGHHPTQTLLDLYTIRESAGLDDLRIGIMGDLKYGRTVHSLAYALTRFDARQHFISPESLQLPREVVFDLHQQGASVREHESLDGVLSELDVLYVTRIQRERFPDENEYQKVAGEYRITTETLADARDDLTVMHPLPRVDEIAPAVDETDHATYFEQAHNGVPVRMALLDLLMGDDDE, from the coding sequence ATGCGTCACGGAAATCTCCTCACGAGTAAACAATTATCCAGAGCTGACGTCGAATCCGTTCTGGACCACGCGGCCGCGATCGCCGCGGGCGAAGTCGAACCGACGCGGACGGGGCAACTTCTCGGGCTGTTGTTCTTCGAGCCGAGCACTCGAACGAAAATGAGTTTCGAGACCGCGATGAAACGGCAGGGAGGTGACGTCGTCGACATGGGATCGGTCGATTCTTCGAGCGTCAAGAAGGGCGAGAGCCTCGCCGATACGGTACGTGTAATCGAGGGCTACGCCGACGCGATCGTCCTTCGACACCCGAAACAGGGTGCGGCGAAGCTCGCGAGTGAGTACGTCGACGTTCCCGTCATCAACGCCGGCGACGGCGCCGGCCACCATCCCACACAGACGCTCCTCGATCTCTACACCATCCGCGAAAGCGCGGGACTCGACGACCTCAGGATCGGCATCATGGGCGATCTAAAGTACGGTCGAACGGTCCACTCGCTGGCGTACGCGCTCACGCGCTTCGACGCACGCCAGCACTTCATAAGCCCCGAGAGCCTCCAGCTCCCGCGCGAAGTTGTCTTCGACCTTCACCAACAAGGCGCGTCGGTCCGCGAACACGAGAGTCTCGACGGCGTCCTCTCGGAACTCGACGTCCTCTACGTGACTCGCATCCAGCGCGAGCGCTTTCCCGACGAAAACGAGTACCAGAAGGTCGCGGGCGAGTATCGGATTACGACGGAGACCCTCGCGGACGCCCGGGACGACCTGACGGTGATGCACCCGCTTCCGCGCGTCGACGAGATCGCACCCGCTGTCGACGAGACGGATCACGCGACGTACTTCGAACAGGCTCACAACGGTGTTCCGGTTCGGATGGCGCTCCTCGACCTCCTCATGGGTGATGACGATGAGTGA
- a CDS encoding MFS transporter produces MSTSDHPPRRIVFAVVASTFFVGFGGGVVFPILPNLGEVLGISAFMVGLILSANRFTRLVCNAPAGVLVDRIGTRKPFIAGLVIEAFATVLYVVAMLSALPEAWFMLARILWGVGSALVFATAYTITADVSDAGSRGTSMGIIRAGITFGFPAGLVLGGVVSDLWGDIEAFVLAAAFAAFASLIAYLIVPETHVDEPDDSIKPWDVDTSLPAVTIGLVNFGLYFAYIGVLFSTLVLFLDERAISIFGLDAQGSSGMLMAITVLMGATFTLGGGVLSDSLGARIPVLVGFLLTACLGFVVLAIGSSFEVLVLACILIGAGQGGIGGPLIALLADLTPEERMGRAVGTNNVLGDIGGGLGPLVSLPLVNIVGFEPVYAVSALLPLVAGVILLVGVYSLTGQLNPTIRETSN; encoded by the coding sequence ATGTCAACGTCGGACCATCCACCTCGCCGGATCGTGTTCGCGGTGGTTGCGAGTACCTTCTTCGTCGGATTTGGCGGCGGCGTCGTGTTTCCAATTTTGCCGAATCTGGGCGAGGTGCTCGGGATTTCGGCGTTCATGGTCGGGCTGATTCTCAGCGCGAACCGGTTTACGCGCCTCGTTTGCAATGCGCCGGCGGGGGTCCTCGTCGATCGAATCGGGACCAGAAAACCGTTCATCGCGGGGTTGGTGATCGAGGCGTTCGCCACCGTACTCTACGTGGTCGCCATGCTCTCTGCGCTCCCCGAAGCGTGGTTCATGCTGGCACGAATCCTCTGGGGTGTTGGGAGCGCCCTCGTGTTCGCGACGGCGTACACGATCACGGCCGACGTCAGCGACGCCGGATCCAGGGGGACGAGTATGGGGATTATTCGCGCTGGAATCACGTTCGGATTTCCGGCGGGGTTGGTTCTCGGGGGCGTGGTGAGCGATCTGTGGGGTGATATCGAGGCGTTCGTCCTCGCCGCGGCGTTCGCCGCGTTCGCAAGCCTCATCGCGTACCTGATCGTTCCCGAAACGCACGTCGACGAACCCGACGACTCGATCAAGCCGTGGGACGTCGATACCAGTTTGCCCGCGGTGACGATCGGACTGGTGAACTTCGGGCTGTACTTCGCGTACATCGGCGTCCTGTTTTCGACGCTGGTGCTGTTTTTAGACGAGCGTGCGATCTCGATTTTCGGACTCGACGCGCAGGGCTCGTCGGGAATGTTGATGGCCATCACGGTTCTCATGGGCGCAACGTTCACGCTGGGTGGCGGCGTTCTCAGCGATTCGCTCGGGGCCAGAATCCCCGTTCTCGTCGGCTTTCTGCTGACCGCCTGCCTCGGGTTCGTCGTGCTGGCGATCGGGTCAAGTTTCGAGGTGCTGGTCCTCGCGTGCATCCTGATCGGTGCCGGACAGGGCGGGATCGGCGGACCACTCATCGCCTTGCTGGCTGATCTCACGCCCGAAGAGCGGATGGGCAGAGCCGTCGGAACGAACAACGTCCTCGGGGATATCGGGGGTGGACTGGGGCCGCTCGTTTCCTTACCGCTCGTCAATATCGTCGGGTTCGAACCCGTCTACGCGGTCTCCGCGTTGCTCCCGCTCGTCGCCGGCGTCATCCTGCTGGTCGGCGTCTACTCGCTCACCGGCCAGCTCAATCCGACCATCCGTGAAACGAGTAACTGA
- a CDS encoding RAD55 family ATPase, whose protein sequence is MAGRLKTGVDVLDRKLDGGLPPGCTVAYTASPASQSELLLYQLTAARGTLYISTERSDDAIRHSIESTQARVGSPTIRHITGDDPIEDAHRLVSALPDGANLIIDTMDVIERTDVDAYRTFLSDLKTQMLETGSIAVLHCLESDQVPRNRSTTLHMVDAVFNLETNIGATELENFLTIPKFRAGGAPTERIKLELANEVEIDTSRDIA, encoded by the coding sequence ATGGCTGGTCGGTTGAAGACTGGGGTTGACGTGTTAGATCGGAAACTCGACGGCGGATTACCGCCTGGGTGTACCGTCGCGTACACGGCCTCGCCGGCGAGTCAGTCCGAACTGCTCCTGTACCAGCTCACCGCCGCACGCGGAACGCTCTACATCTCGACCGAGCGGTCGGACGACGCCATCCGTCACAGTATCGAATCGACGCAGGCGCGCGTCGGGAGTCCGACGATCAGACACATCACCGGAGACGACCCGATCGAGGATGCTCACCGTCTCGTCAGCGCGTTACCCGATGGGGCCAACCTGATCATCGATACGATGGACGTCATCGAACGAACGGACGTCGACGCCTATCGAACGTTCCTCTCCGATCTCAAAACCCAGATGCTAGAGACCGGTTCGATCGCCGTTTTACACTGTCTGGAGAGTGATCAGGTGCCACGGAACCGATCGACGACGCTCCACATGGTCGACGCCGTGTTCAACCTCGAGACGAATATCGGGGCGACCGAACTGGAGAACTTCCTCACGATTCCGAAGTTCCGGGCCGGCGGCGCACCCACCGAGCGGATCAAACTCGAACTCGCGAACGAAGTCGAGATCGATACGAGTCGGGACATCGCCTGA
- the pyrI gene encoding aspartate carbamoyltransferase regulatory subunit, whose amino-acid sequence MSDDHELRVSKIRNGTVIDHVRAGQALNVLAIVGIDGSDGESVSVGMNVPSDRLARKDIVKVEGRELSEDEVDVLSLIAPDATINIVRDYEVESKHRVDRPETVEDILHCPNAGCITTEDEPVASRFDVLDDGVRCTYCGRIVREGIPELIER is encoded by the coding sequence ATGAGTGACGATCACGAACTACGAGTGAGTAAGATTCGCAACGGAACGGTGATCGATCACGTGAGAGCGGGCCAGGCGTTGAACGTCCTCGCGATCGTCGGCATCGACGGCTCTGACGGTGAGAGCGTCTCCGTCGGGATGAACGTCCCCTCCGATCGTCTGGCGAGAAAGGACATCGTCAAAGTCGAAGGTCGAGAGTTGAGCGAGGACGAAGTCGACGTCCTCTCGCTGATCGCCCCGGACGCAACGATCAACATCGTTCGGGACTACGAGGTCGAATCGAAACACCGCGTCGATCGGCCTGAAACCGTCGAAGATATACTCCACTGTCCGAACGCCGGCTGCATCACGACCGAGGACGAACCGGTCGCCTCTCGCTTCGACGTCCTCGACGACGGGGTTCGGTGCACGTACTGCGGGCGAATCGTCCGCGAGGGGATTCCGGAGCTGATCGAGCGGTAA
- the cyaB gene encoding class IV adenylate cyclase, giving the protein MSDARSTYEVEVKVPATLDRVRERVRSIGASDEGRVEQVDTYYDAPHRTFSKTDEALRIRTERRSGDERVELTYKGPLVERASKTRAEVETEVDDAVAAAEILERLGFEPAATVRKDRHRFAFDGVTITLDEVDGVGTYVEVERTATADSIDETRAELFATLDRLGLDPDEQVRTSYLGLMLEGES; this is encoded by the coding sequence ATGAGCGACGCCAGGTCGACGTACGAAGTCGAAGTGAAGGTGCCCGCAACACTCGATCGCGTCCGGGAGCGCGTGCGATCGATCGGTGCGAGCGACGAGGGCCGCGTCGAGCAGGTGGACACGTACTACGACGCGCCTCACCGAACGTTCTCGAAGACCGACGAGGCGTTGCGCATCAGAACGGAACGTCGAAGCGGCGACGAGCGGGTCGAACTGACGTACAAGGGTCCGCTCGTCGAACGCGCGTCAAAGACCAGAGCGGAAGTCGAAACCGAAGTCGACGACGCGGTCGCCGCGGCCGAGATTCTAGAACGGCTCGGATTCGAACCGGCCGCGACGGTGCGGAAAGATCGCCATCGATTCGCGTTCGACGGCGTCACGATCACCCTGGACGAGGTCGACGGCGTCGGGACGTACGTCGAGGTCGAGCGGACGGCGACCGCCGACTCGATCGACGAGACGAGAGCCGAACTGTTTGCCACCCTGGATCGACTCGGGTTAGACCCCGACGAACAGGTTCGAACGTCCTACCTCGGACTGATGCTCGAGGGTGAGTCATGA
- a CDS encoding methionine adenosyltransferase, protein MTDRNIRVEPFERRGIEDQEIEIVERKGIGHPDSICDGIAEHVSQALAREYLDRVGTILHFNTDETQLVAGEAAPAFGGGEVVDPIYVLIVGRATKQFEGRTIPTERIALGAAREYLEQTIPQLTFGEDIVVDVKFGEGSGDLQDVFGEDDEVPVPMANDTSYGVGHAPLSETERIVLEAERRLNGEYADRNPELGTDVKIMGKREGDEIDVTVAAAMIDEHIADMDEYVDAVSRVREFVSDVAAGHTDREVRVHVNTADDYEAGSIYLTVTGTSAEQGDDGSVGRGNRANGLITPNRSMSMEATSGKNPVNHIGKIYNLLSTEIAKSVVDEVDGVTDLRVRLLSQIGRPIDHPHVADVHVITDEGVSLEAVESSIESIVDRELGDVSGLTKRVIDGELTTF, encoded by the coding sequence ATGACCGACAGGAACATACGCGTAGAGCCGTTCGAGCGACGCGGCATCGAAGACCAGGAGATCGAGATCGTCGAGCGAAAGGGAATCGGCCACCCCGACTCGATCTGCGACGGAATCGCAGAGCACGTTTCGCAGGCGCTCGCGCGCGAGTACCTCGATCGAGTGGGTACCATCTTGCACTTCAACACCGACGAGACACAACTCGTCGCGGGAGAAGCCGCGCCGGCCTTTGGCGGCGGCGAGGTCGTCGATCCGATCTACGTCCTGATCGTCGGTCGGGCGACGAAACAGTTCGAGGGTCGGACGATTCCGACCGAACGAATCGCCCTCGGTGCGGCGCGAGAGTACTTAGAACAGACGATTCCACAACTGACGTTCGGCGAGGACATCGTCGTCGACGTCAAGTTCGGCGAGGGCAGCGGCGACCTCCAGGACGTCTTCGGTGAGGACGACGAGGTGCCGGTTCCGATGGCGAACGATACGAGCTACGGCGTGGGACACGCGCCGCTTTCTGAGACCGAACGAATCGTCCTCGAGGCCGAACGCCGTCTCAACGGCGAGTACGCCGACCGGAACCCGGAACTCGGAACCGACGTGAAGATCATGGGAAAGCGCGAGGGCGACGAGATCGACGTCACGGTCGCCGCCGCCATGATCGACGAACACATCGCCGACATGGACGAGTACGTCGACGCCGTCTCGCGGGTCCGCGAGTTCGTCTCCGACGTCGCGGCCGGCCACACCGATCGGGAGGTTCGCGTTCACGTAAACACCGCAGACGACTACGAGGCGGGTTCTATCTACCTCACCGTGACCGGAACGTCCGCCGAGCAGGGTGACGACGGCTCCGTCGGTCGCGGCAACCGGGCGAACGGACTCATCACCCCCAACCGGTCGATGTCGATGGAGGCGACGAGCGGGAAGAACCCGGTCAACCACATCGGGAAGATTTACAATCTACTCTCGACGGAGATCGCCAAATCGGTCGTCGACGAGGTAGACGGTGTCACCGACCTCAGGGTTCGTCTGCTCAGCCAGATCGGTCGACCCATAGACCATCCGCACGTCGCCGACGTGCACGTCATCACGGACGAGGGTGTTTCCCTCGAAGCCGTCGAATCGTCGATCGAATCCATCGTCGACCGCGAACTGGGCGACGTATCCGGTCTGACCAAGCGGGTGATCGACGGCGAACTGACGACGTTTTAA
- a CDS encoding FKBP-type peptidyl-prolyl cis-trans isomerase — translation MTEEEEAEVDAPADDVETDAQDDPETETESTETEDGLQAGDFIEISYTARTVEDGQLVDTTDQDVADEEGIETDREFNPRTIILGEGHIFEAVEEDAYGGAVGDTGTVTVPAEDAFGTYDPDAVETVSAEKIDEDDRYPGAQIQIDGKNGYLETIIGGRARVDFNHPLAGEDVEYEYEILDTVDDREQQAAGLFEMYVDVEPELWIQTDEVEEEVLVEPDEDDDDEDAEPEFETEVVEKETVYVESTPQLTMNQQWMFSKQQIAQDVIDKVGVDRVIVQDVIDGTGGMGMGMPGMMGGLGGAGDGDGADDSSGLEDALEDADIDADEIVEELEADADE, via the coding sequence ATGACCGAGGAAGAGGAGGCCGAAGTTGACGCACCGGCCGATGACGTCGAAACGGACGCTCAAGACGACCCAGAGACGGAGACGGAGTCGACCGAGACGGAAGACGGCCTGCAGGCCGGCGACTTCATCGAGATTTCCTACACCGCGCGCACCGTCGAAGACGGGCAGCTAGTCGATACGACCGATCAGGACGTCGCCGACGAGGAAGGTATCGAAACCGACCGCGAGTTCAATCCGCGAACGATCATCCTCGGCGAGGGCCACATCTTCGAAGCCGTCGAAGAGGACGCATACGGCGGTGCGGTCGGCGACACCGGAACCGTCACCGTTCCCGCCGAAGACGCGTTCGGTACGTACGACCCCGACGCCGTCGAGACCGTGAGCGCAGAGAAGATCGACGAGGACGACCGCTACCCCGGCGCGCAGATCCAGATCGACGGGAAAAACGGCTACCTGGAGACGATCATCGGCGGTCGCGCCCGCGTCGACTTCAACCACCCGCTCGCCGGCGAGGACGTCGAGTACGAGTACGAGATTCTCGACACGGTCGACGATAGAGAACAGCAGGCCGCCGGCCTCTTCGAGATGTACGTAGACGTCGAACCCGAACTCTGGATCCAGACCGACGAGGTCGAAGAAGAGGTGCTCGTCGAACCGGACGAGGACGATGACGACGAAGACGCAGAACCGGAGTTCGAGACCGAAGTCGTCGAGAAGGAGACGGTCTACGTCGAATCGACGCCGCAGCTGACGATGAACCAGCAGTGGATGTTCTCGAAGCAGCAGATCGCCCAGGACGTCATCGACAAGGTCGGCGTCGACCGCGTCATCGTCCAGGACGTCATCGACGGCACCGGTGGAATGGGGATGGGCATGCCCGGCATGATGGGCGGCCTCGGCGGCGCCGGAGACGGCGACGGTGCGGACGACTCGAGTGGCCTCGAAGACGCTCTCGAAGACGCGGATATCGACGCGGACGAAATCGTCGAAGAACTCGAAGCCGACGCCGACGAGTAA
- a CDS encoding tRNA sulfurtransferase: MHPPGADTVLVRHGDLNTKSTSVKRYMEGLLVGQLSALLSDRDIAGSVEREWNRPQIHADTENIDAALDAATDAFGVVSASACLTVEPTLESILDALAETAKACYDGGSFAVDARRADKDLPFTSADVAEKGGTRIWETVESSFEPRVDLDDPDVTFGVEVRSELAYIYVTSVSGPGGLPLGSQAPMVALVSGGIDSPVAAYETMRRGSPVVPIYVDLGDYGGPDHEARAIETVRSLQRYAPNTDLSVYRVPGGETVAHLAETMEQGRMLSLRRFFYRIAEHVASEVDAAGIVTGEALGQKSSQTAQNLAVTSRATTLPIHRPLLTRDKQEIVATAREIGTFRESTIPAGCNRVAPDRVETNGTLERLLEVEPGDLYDRAEAAAAEATTVEL, encoded by the coding sequence ATGCATCCTCCGGGGGCCGACACCGTGCTCGTTCGTCACGGTGACCTGAACACGAAGAGCACCTCCGTCAAGCGGTACATGGAGGGGTTGCTCGTCGGACAGCTATCGGCGCTCCTCTCCGATCGTGACATCGCCGGATCGGTCGAGCGCGAGTGGAACCGGCCCCAGATCCACGCGGACACCGAGAACATCGACGCGGCACTCGACGCCGCGACAGACGCGTTCGGCGTCGTCTCGGCGAGCGCCTGTCTGACCGTCGAACCGACGCTCGAGTCGATCCTCGACGCGCTGGCGGAGACGGCGAAAGCGTGCTACGACGGCGGCTCGTTCGCCGTCGACGCCCGCCGAGCGGACAAAGATCTGCCGTTTACGAGCGCCGACGTCGCAGAGAAAGGCGGGACGCGAATCTGGGAAACCGTCGAGTCGTCGTTCGAACCGCGGGTCGATTTAGACGATCCGGACGTGACGTTCGGCGTCGAAGTTCGAAGCGAACTGGCGTACATCTACGTGACCTCCGTTTCCGGACCGGGCGGCCTCCCGCTCGGCTCGCAGGCGCCGATGGTCGCGCTGGTGAGCGGCGGCATCGATTCGCCCGTCGCCGCGTACGAGACGATGCGCCGCGGGAGCCCGGTCGTCCCCATTTACGTCGATCTCGGCGATTACGGCGGCCCGGATCACGAGGCGCGAGCGATCGAGACCGTTCGATCGCTCCAGCGCTACGCCCCGAACACGGATCTTTCCGTCTATCGCGTCCCCGGCGGTGAGACGGTCGCACACCTGGCCGAAACGATGGAGCAGGGTCGGATGCTCTCGCTCCGGCGGTTTTTCTACCGAATCGCAGAGCACGTTGCGAGCGAGGTTGACGCAGCCGGAATCGTCACCGGGGAGGCGCTGGGTCAGAAGTCCAGCCAGACGGCACAGAATCTGGCGGTGACCTCGCGGGCGACGACGCTGCCGATCCACCGACCGCTGCTCACCCGTGACAAACAGGAGATCGTCGCCACTGCGCGAGAGATCGGCACCTTCCGCGAGTCGACGATTCCGGCGGGCTGTAACCGGGTCGCACCCGACCGCGTCGAGACGAATGGAACCCTGGAGCGATTGCTCGAAGTCGAGCCAGGCGACCTGTACGATCGCGCCGAGGCGGCGGCAGCGGAGGCGACGACGGTCGAACTGTGA